A portion of the Algimonas porphyrae genome contains these proteins:
- a CDS encoding septal ring lytic transglycosylase RlpA family protein: protein MRTTFLKMTMIAAASGLLATGCATSQVTATSKAAPITYKIGQGGTQFASLSTPERSSRRALPRYNAPLGAQGRIFDPSKIDRQLYSHQKVGKRYTIMGRSYKPQHDPDYDQTGTASWYGPKFHGKPTANGETFDKRAMTAAHKTLPLNSMVVVTNLENGRTVTLRLNDRGPFIGNRIIDLSEAAAEALGYKANGLAEVRVQYAGPADPMAGDRILPRRSPRVAELPRDNITIPTSPRTNPCHDVSTRMGDGTVIPAACETVPRTRRKFAAPSLPTPIAPSQPRRAQPITPPASGNITMTIKGPIHIAKSDETQPKPEFIAEPVRTK, encoded by the coding sequence ATGAGAACGACGTTTTTGAAGATGACAATGATTGCGGCTGCGTCCGGGCTTCTGGCCACGGGTTGCGCCACATCACAGGTGACCGCGACATCGAAAGCGGCGCCGATCACCTACAAAATCGGGCAGGGCGGCACACAATTCGCCTCACTAAGCACGCCTGAACGTTCGTCCCGCCGGGCATTGCCGCGCTATAACGCCCCCCTTGGTGCGCAGGGCCGTATCTTCGATCCCAGCAAGATCGATCGGCAACTCTATAGTCATCAGAAAGTCGGGAAGCGCTACACCATTATGGGCCGGAGCTATAAGCCTCAGCATGATCCTGATTATGACCAGACCGGCACAGCGTCTTGGTATGGCCCAAAATTCCACGGCAAACCAACCGCTAATGGCGAAACGTTCGACAAGCGCGCCATGACAGCAGCACACAAGACGCTCCCGCTCAATTCAATGGTTGTTGTTACGAATCTCGAAAATGGTCGTACGGTTACCTTGCGCCTGAATGATCGCGGACCCTTCATCGGGAACCGCATCATCGATTTGTCGGAAGCTGCTGCCGAGGCCTTAGGCTACAAAGCTAACGGACTAGCGGAAGTGCGCGTCCAATATGCGGGACCCGCCGATCCGATGGCCGGCGACCGCATTCTTCCGCGCCGTTCCCCGCGTGTCGCCGAACTGCCGCGCGACAATATCACGATACCGACGTCACCCCGGACCAACCCGTGTCACGATGTGAGCACACGAATGGGTGACGGCACGGTCATACCTGCGGCCTGCGAGACGGTGCCGCGCACGCGTCGGAAATTTGCCGCGCCGTCACTGCCGACGCCGATCGCACCGAGTCAGCCGCGTCGAGCCCAGCCAATAACCCCGCCTGCTTCGGGTAACATCACCATGACGATCAAGGGCCCGATCCATATCGCCAAGTCAGATGAGACCCAGCCAAAACCGGAATTCATCGCTGAACCGGTCAGAACGAAATAG
- a CDS encoding MBL fold metallo-hydrolase encodes MRLSATILGCGSSGGVPRVGGEWGYCDPAEPKNRRSRCSLLVEKTGPDGTTSILIDTSPDLREQLLRAEVTRLDAILFTHDHADQTHGIDDLRAIAYGMRKRLPTYMDAHTQTHVVSRFDYCFEMPEGRVHPAILELQPLLEDGDRVKIDGPGGSIQVDVIVASHGPTPVLMFIFDDHLAYSPDVWDIPDNALSRLDGIDTWICDSLRYNDHPTHAHVDKTLSWFARTRTRRGILTNLHIDLDYSMLAEELPKIAQPAYDGMVVKTAQ; translated from the coding sequence ATGAGGCTGTCAGCCACCATACTGGGCTGCGGGAGTTCCGGAGGCGTGCCACGTGTGGGCGGGGAGTGGGGTTATTGCGATCCCGCTGAACCAAAAAACCGTCGCAGCCGCTGTTCTCTTCTGGTCGAAAAAACTGGACCGGATGGGACGACATCGATCCTGATCGATACGTCGCCCGATCTGCGGGAGCAGCTTCTGAGAGCCGAAGTCACGCGTCTGGACGCCATATTGTTCACGCACGACCATGCGGACCAGACGCACGGCATCGACGATCTGCGCGCTATTGCCTACGGCATGCGAAAGCGCCTGCCGACCTATATGGACGCACACACGCAAACGCATGTCGTGAGCCGTTTCGACTATTGTTTCGAAATGCCGGAAGGGCGCGTGCATCCTGCTATTCTTGAGCTCCAGCCTTTGCTGGAGGATGGTGACAGGGTCAAAATCGATGGGCCGGGTGGTTCGATCCAGGTTGATGTCATCGTTGCGTCGCACGGGCCGACGCCGGTTCTAATGTTCATTTTCGACGATCATCTCGCATATAGTCCTGACGTCTGGGACATTCCGGATAATGCACTCAGTCGCCTCGACGGCATCGATACATGGATTTGCGACAGTCTGCGCTATAATGATCATCCCACGCACGCCCATGTCGACAAGACGCTTAGCTGGTTCGCCAGAACACGAACGCGACGCGGCATTCTGACCAACTTGCATATTGATCTGGATTACAGCATGTTAGCGGAAGAACTTCCAAAGATTGCGCAGCCTGCATATGATGGAATGGTTGTTAAGACGGCGCAATAA
- the hisD gene encoding histidinol dehydrogenase: MRRFDWTDMNEAARDAALARPVEIADAALIARVRDILSDVKARGDAALAEYTQRFDTDRKVVLRVPETDMQAAWEALSAADQAVIERARRNVKRFHAAQMPADIEVETEPGVVCRREVRAIEFAGLYVPGGTAPLVSTLIMLATPAKVAGVRRRVVVTPPGSDGRIDPIILACAWRCKVTDLFAVGGAQAIAALAYGTQTIPRCDKIFGPGNAYVAAAKSLVAQEPGGPAIDMPAGPSEAMVICDETADASFVASDLLSQAEHDTVAQVLCVSCCPSITQAVLEELDRQVATLGRREIAEKALSHARMIVTDERIEIVDIVNRYAPEHLIVQMDRPDLLVPAIRHAGSIFLGPWTPESVGDYASGTNHTLPTNGAARAYSGITIESFLKFISVQQLTKAGLRSLGPTVERLADMEGLDAHRRAVTLRLEAMQ, from the coding sequence ATGCGCCGTTTTGACTGGACCGATATGAATGAGGCGGCGCGAGATGCCGCCCTCGCCCGCCCGGTGGAAATCGCGGATGCTGCGCTGATCGCGCGTGTACGCGACATTCTCTCGGACGTGAAAGCGCGCGGTGATGCGGCTCTAGCCGAATATACACAGCGTTTCGATACGGATCGCAAGGTCGTGCTGCGTGTCCCGGAAACAGATATGCAAGCCGCCTGGGAGGCGCTGTCAGCTGCGGATCAGGCGGTCATCGAACGCGCCCGACGCAACGTGAAGCGATTCCATGCCGCACAGATGCCTGCAGACATCGAAGTTGAAACCGAACCAGGCGTAGTCTGCCGCCGCGAAGTGCGTGCAATCGAATTTGCCGGGCTCTATGTTCCTGGCGGAACGGCCCCGCTCGTTTCAACTCTGATCATGCTGGCTACTCCGGCCAAAGTCGCGGGCGTGCGAAGGCGCGTCGTCGTCACGCCGCCAGGCAGTGACGGCAGAATCGACCCCATCATTCTGGCCTGTGCCTGGCGCTGCAAGGTCACAGACCTGTTTGCAGTCGGAGGAGCGCAGGCGATCGCGGCCCTCGCCTACGGGACGCAGACAATTCCGCGTTGCGACAAGATATTTGGTCCCGGCAATGCCTATGTGGCTGCCGCCAAGTCGCTTGTCGCGCAGGAACCGGGCGGTCCGGCCATCGACATGCCGGCTGGACCGAGCGAAGCGATGGTGATCTGCGACGAAACCGCAGACGCATCCTTCGTTGCTTCCGATCTGCTCAGCCAGGCCGAACATGACACCGTAGCTCAGGTGCTCTGCGTGTCCTGCTGCCCCAGTATTACGCAAGCCGTTCTGGAAGAACTCGATCGGCAGGTCGCAACGCTCGGGCGTCGCGAGATTGCCGAAAAAGCTCTATCACATGCGCGTATGATCGTGACGGATGAGCGGATTGAGATCGTCGATATTGTAAATCGCTACGCCCCCGAACATCTGATCGTGCAGATGGATAGGCCGGATTTATTGGTTCCGGCGATCCGTCATGCCGGATCGATCTTCCTGGGGCCATGGACGCCAGAATCTGTCGGCGACTATGCCTCCGGGACAAACCATACCTTGCCGACCAACGGTGCAGCGCGCGCCTATAGCGGCATTACGATTGAGAGTTTTCTGAAATTCATTTCAGTCCAGCAACTGACTAAGGCAGGTCTGCGCAGCCTTGGTCCTACGGTCGAAAGGCTGGCGGATATGGAAGGGCTCGATGCGCACCGCAGAGCGGTAACGTTAAGGCTGGAGGCCATGCAATGA
- a CDS encoding DNA polymerase III subunit delta' encodes MAREPLDFPEPDRSDGSPHPREVYELLGHAAAERRYLDASQSGRLHHAWLVTGPPGIGKATLAYRIARHRLGGTTLLEGSLDIPASDPVAQRIESQGHGNLSVIRRPYDPKSKKLKRDIPVDEIRALAKFFQSTAAESDDWRVCIVDKADDLNANSENGLLKLLEEPPKQTLFLLLADQPGCLLPTIRSRCLHLPLRAVDKTNVKRWLGARTDVRPEFQEAAVSLSRGAPGKALALVGHVETVLQPLKRLMQSLSGNGDDMALAKSLATIKEATSRELFWDALIDVLQAQAVQAGTGEWTGPFDPSTAQKSPETWVTLAERAQQTRAAETGINLDKTAALYDLLSRVRAA; translated from the coding sequence GTGGCGCGTGAGCCGCTAGACTTTCCCGAACCGGACCGATCGGACGGATCCCCCCATCCGCGCGAGGTCTATGAACTGCTCGGCCATGCGGCTGCGGAACGGCGCTATCTGGACGCATCGCAATCGGGACGGCTGCATCATGCCTGGTTGGTCACGGGTCCGCCCGGTATCGGGAAGGCAACGCTGGCCTATCGGATTGCGCGGCATCGCCTTGGCGGAACCACATTGCTGGAAGGGTCCCTCGACATTCCGGCATCGGATCCTGTCGCGCAGCGCATCGAGAGTCAGGGCCATGGCAATCTTTCCGTCATCCGCAGGCCCTATGATCCGAAGTCGAAAAAGCTCAAGCGCGACATTCCGGTCGATGAAATCCGCGCGCTGGCCAAATTCTTCCAGAGCACGGCTGCGGAAAGCGATGACTGGCGGGTCTGCATCGTCGACAAGGCCGATGATCTGAATGCGAATTCGGAGAACGGGTTGCTGAAACTGCTCGAAGAACCGCCCAAGCAGACATTGTTCCTGCTACTGGCCGATCAGCCCGGATGCCTGCTGCCGACGATCCGGTCACGCTGTCTGCATTTGCCGCTTCGCGCGGTCGACAAGACAAATGTAAAGCGCTGGCTTGGTGCGCGGACGGATGTCAGACCCGAATTTCAGGAGGCCGCCGTCTCGCTGTCACGCGGCGCACCGGGTAAAGCGCTCGCATTGGTTGGACATGTTGAGACTGTTCTTCAACCTCTCAAACGTCTCATGCAATCTCTCTCAGGAAACGGCGACGACATGGCCTTGGCCAAGTCACTGGCCACGATCAAGGAAGCGACATCGCGAGAGCTATTCTGGGACGCGCTGATCGACGTCCTGCAGGCACAGGCGGTCCAGGCTGGCACAGGCGAGTGGACGGGTCCGTTCGACCCATCGACCGCACAAAAGTCCCCCGAGACATGGGTCACACTGGCGGAGCGGGCGCAGCAGACTCGCGCCGCCGAAACAGGCATCAATCTCGATAAGACAGCAGCGCTCTATGATCTACTGAGCCGCGTGCGCGCCGCATGA
- the tmk gene encoding dTMP kinase has translation MTGQLITFEGGEGAGKTTQAKMLADALEGVGVEVILTREPGGTFGAESIRKLVLEGTDDRWSGMTELLLMYAARIDHVEKLIKPALERGAWVISDRFSDSSLAYQGYARGMGVETVRSVHEVVMQGFNPDLTLVFDMDVYLSLKRVETRAFEQDEDLSRFDKAGQDFHVKIRDAFLDIAKTEPDRVKVIDADGSRGAVHARILNALTASYPEFAGKLGGA, from the coding sequence ATGACCGGACAGCTCATCACATTTGAAGGTGGCGAAGGCGCGGGTAAAACCACTCAGGCCAAAATGCTGGCAGATGCGCTGGAAGGTGTCGGCGTTGAAGTCATCCTGACCCGCGAGCCTGGCGGAACCTTTGGCGCTGAGTCCATCCGCAAACTTGTCCTGGAAGGCACAGATGACCGCTGGTCGGGCATGACGGAATTACTTCTCATGTATGCAGCCAGGATCGATCACGTCGAAAAACTTATCAAGCCTGCCTTGGAACGCGGCGCATGGGTCATCTCTGATCGGTTTTCCGATTCTAGCCTTGCCTATCAGGGCTATGCGCGTGGCATGGGTGTGGAGACGGTCCGGTCTGTGCATGAGGTCGTCATGCAAGGCTTCAATCCCGATCTTACGCTCGTCTTCGATATGGATGTCTATCTGTCGCTCAAGCGCGTAGAAACGCGTGCCTTTGAACAGGATGAGGATCTTTCCCGCTTCGACAAGGCCGGGCAGGATTTCCACGTCAAGATCCGCGATGCGTTTCTCGATATCGCCAAAACGGAACCGGACCGTGTTAAGGTGATCGATGCGGACGGATCGCGCGGTGCGGTCCATGCTCGCATTCTAAATGCGCTGACCGCGAGTTACCCTGAATTCGCCGGGAAGCTCGGTGGCGCGTGA
- a CDS encoding YerC/YecD family TrpR-related protein produces MNELNTDELCDVLVRIDDAAQMRAVLIDLCTPAELRALSERWRVAQMLANGEKSYREISADTGVSTTTIGRVARFLKDEPHGGYRLLLEMTP; encoded by the coding sequence ATGAATGAGCTGAATACTGATGAACTTTGCGATGTGCTGGTGCGTATCGACGATGCGGCGCAGATGCGGGCGGTGTTGATCGACCTATGTACGCCTGCGGAACTTCGGGCTCTGTCGGAGCGTTGGCGCGTCGCGCAGATGCTGGCGAATGGTGAGAAAAGCTACCGCGAGATCAGTGCCGATACTGGCGTGAGTACGACGACCATTGGGCGTGTCGCCCGCTTTCTGAAGGATGAACCGCATGGCGGCTATCGCCTGCTGTTGGAGATGACGCCATGA
- the hisG gene encoding ATP phosphoribosyltransferase, producing MSDRLRIALQKKGRLADDSFALLKACGLRFAIRGGGLLARVKNMPIDLLLVRDDDIPSFVSNDAADIGIVGENVLVEEQLTGELDATIAMRLGFSRCRLCLAAPDGGTVKSKTDLSGTRIATTYPGVTRRFLSDSGIDAKLVEMKGAVELAPSIGVAESICDLVSSGATLEANGLSAFETILKSEAVLIRSSRELSAAKTELLDKLLRRIEGVIKSSETKYIMLNAPKSQVAAITNLLPGSDAPTVMPLAGNDELVAVQAVCTENVFWETLEDLKALGARAILVLPIEKMMS from the coding sequence ATGAGCGATCGCCTGCGCATTGCGCTACAGAAAAAAGGCCGTCTCGCCGATGACAGCTTTGCGCTGTTGAAGGCGTGTGGCCTGCGGTTCGCGATCCGAGGCGGCGGTTTGCTGGCCCGTGTTAAGAACATGCCCATCGACTTGTTGCTGGTCCGCGATGACGACATCCCCTCCTTCGTTTCGAATGATGCAGCGGATATCGGTATTGTCGGTGAAAATGTACTCGTCGAGGAACAGCTGACAGGCGAGTTGGACGCGACGATCGCGATGCGCCTTGGCTTTTCACGTTGTCGTCTCTGCCTGGCCGCGCCAGACGGCGGCACGGTGAAATCAAAGACCGATCTATCCGGGACGCGCATAGCGACGACCTATCCAGGCGTTACACGGCGTTTCCTGAGCGACAGCGGCATTGATGCCAAGCTGGTCGAGATGAAAGGTGCCGTCGAACTGGCACCATCAATCGGCGTGGCGGAGAGCATTTGTGACTTGGTCTCGTCCGGCGCAACGCTCGAGGCCAATGGCCTCAGCGCTTTCGAAACCATTCTGAAATCCGAAGCCGTGCTGATCCGCAGTTCGCGCGAACTGTCAGCGGCCAAGACGGAACTGCTCGACAAATTGTTGCGACGGATCGAAGGCGTGATCAAATCGTCCGAAACCAAATATATCATGCTGAATGCGCCCAAGTCGCAGGTTGCGGCGATCACCAACCTGCTCCCTGGATCGGACGCACCGACGGTTATGCCTTTGGCCGGAAATGACGAACTGGTGGCGGTTCAGGCCGTATGTACAGAAAATGTCTTCTGGGAAACGCTGGAGGACCTGAAAGCGCTCGGCGCGCGCGCCATCCTCGTGCTCCCGATCGAGAAGATGATGAGCTGA
- the hisC gene encoding histidinol-phosphate transaminase, with protein MTLNWAERMARPNIVAMNAYSARGASTEALHLDANESPWAPPPGTAAVDGYNRYPAQQPDALRQRLADIYGVTAEEIAMGRGADELIDVLVRTFCVPGQDRILLSSPTFSFFHTVATLNGCDVIDVPSGPALRPDMDAIVKTVVKAQPKITFLCSPNNPTGYSIDKADILRVCEASDGLVMLDEAYIEFSPKPSLITDRPKNLVVTRTLSKLYGLAGVRLGAAIATPEIIELMLKVIPPYPLPKPVIDAAMAALSAPAMAVLQQRGDILISERNRIASRLNESEYVVKTYHSDANFILFEAMNETEMLMRLSAANIRIRDFRSKIPGHFRLSIGTPEENDLALAALGLSDRPQPSQRVGEVFRTTKETDVAIRVNLDDPKEVRIDTGLGFYDHMLEQIAKHGGLGLTCVVKGDLEIDAHHTVEDTALALGSAMKQALGDRAGIGRYGFIMPMDETQARVAIDLSGRPAATFKGEFPTDHVGEFAVEMCPHFFQSLAQTLGAAIQIDVEGENSHHMIEACFKGVGRALRPALAVSGTDMPSTKGML; from the coding sequence ATGACCCTGAACTGGGCGGAACGGATGGCGCGACCCAACATCGTGGCCATGAATGCCTATTCGGCGCGCGGAGCGTCCACAGAAGCGCTGCATCTCGACGCGAACGAAAGTCCCTGGGCACCGCCACCCGGAACCGCCGCCGTTGATGGGTATAACCGTTATCCCGCCCAGCAGCCGGATGCATTGCGCCAAAGACTGGCCGATATTTACGGGGTTACGGCAGAAGAAATCGCAATGGGACGCGGTGCGGATGAGCTCATCGACGTGCTGGTTCGGACCTTTTGCGTCCCTGGTCAGGACAGGATCCTGCTGTCATCACCCACTTTTTCCTTCTTTCATACAGTTGCCACCCTAAACGGCTGTGACGTCATCGATGTCCCAAGTGGCCCAGCCCTGCGCCCGGACATGGACGCAATCGTTAAGACCGTAGTGAAAGCACAGCCCAAGATCACCTTTCTCTGCTCGCCCAACAACCCGACGGGCTATTCCATCGATAAGGCCGATATCCTGCGCGTCTGCGAGGCCAGCGATGGACTGGTCATGCTGGACGAAGCCTATATCGAGTTTTCTCCTAAACCGAGCCTAATCACTGACCGCCCGAAAAATCTCGTTGTTACGCGGACATTGTCCAAGCTTTACGGTCTTGCAGGCGTTCGGCTTGGCGCAGCCATAGCGACCCCGGAGATCATTGAATTGATGCTGAAAGTCATCCCGCCCTATCCTCTGCCGAAGCCTGTCATCGATGCAGCCATGGCGGCCTTGTCGGCGCCAGCTATGGCAGTCCTCCAGCAACGTGGCGACATTCTCATATCCGAACGCAACCGAATCGCCTCCCGACTGAACGAATCAGAATATGTCGTAAAAACATACCATTCCGATGCGAACTTCATCCTGTTCGAAGCAATGAATGAGACCGAGATGCTGATGCGGTTGAGCGCCGCCAACATCCGGATCAGAGATTTTCGGAGTAAGATTCCCGGTCATTTCCGGCTGTCAATCGGGACGCCTGAAGAGAATGATTTGGCGCTGGCTGCACTCGGGCTGTCCGACAGACCGCAACCGTCCCAGCGCGTCGGCGAAGTCTTTCGTACAACCAAAGAGACAGATGTTGCCATCCGCGTCAATCTCGACGATCCGAAAGAGGTCAGGATCGATACGGGACTAGGCTTTTATGATCATATGCTTGAACAGATCGCCAAACATGGCGGGTTAGGCCTGACCTGTGTAGTAAAAGGCGATCTTGAGATTGATGCACATCATACGGTCGAAGACACAGCATTGGCGCTCGGATCGGCGATGAAACAGGCGCTGGGAGATCGCGCGGGTATCGGTCGCTACGGTTTCATCATGCCGATGGACGAGACACAGGCCCGAGTCGCGATCGACCTGTCCGGTCGCCCTGCCGCGACCTTCAAGGGCGAGTTTCCGACCGATCATGTCGGCGAGTTTGCTGTCGAGATGTGCCCGCACTTCTTTCAAAGCCTGGCGCAAACGCTTGGCGCGGCCATTCAGATCGATGTTGAAGGTGAAAACAGCCACCACATGATCGAAGCTTGTTTCAAGGGTGTCGGCCGAGCGTTGCGTCCGGCCTTGGCCGTTTCCGGCACTGACATGCCCTCGACCAAGGGCATGCTTTAG
- a CDS encoding D-alanyl-D-alanine carboxypeptidase family protein, with the protein MLRFFLSIFLVILLPASLLAAPIQTDAKQAVIIDHDTGIVLFEKNARDPMPPASMTKIMTVQMVLEAIDAGDLSEDTLLTISEDAWRRGGAASGASTMFLAPRSEVSVIDLLRGLIIQSGNDAAITFAERLGGSEPAFADMMTQRARELGLDSATFRNATGWPNEEHRISALDLAKLTGIQIERFPDYYDIYAERSFSWNGISQDNRNPLLGNFTGADGVKTGSTSVAGFGLVASAERNGIRRTVVLNGLTSQSERRRVAMELMTAAFDQFSILQLYENGLSMGELPVYLGKSETVGLVIRDTVTVPAHRSERRLIKARIDYVTPTAPVDAGAKLAELIISKEGVELGRYPLYASESVDRIGFFGRVATSLAQKIRG; encoded by the coding sequence ATGCTGCGCTTTTTCCTCTCGATTTTTCTCGTCATCCTCTTGCCGGCATCTTTGCTCGCCGCGCCGATCCAGACTGATGCCAAGCAGGCTGTAATCATTGATCACGATACTGGCATCGTTCTATTCGAAAAGAATGCCCGCGACCCGATGCCCCCTGCATCCATGACGAAGATCATGACTGTACAGATGGTATTGGAAGCCATTGACGCGGGTGATCTCAGCGAAGATACGCTTTTGACCATCTCAGAGGATGCCTGGCGTCGCGGCGGTGCTGCATCCGGCGCTTCGACCATGTTTTTAGCACCACGATCGGAAGTCAGTGTCATCGACCTGTTGCGCGGTCTGATCATTCAATCCGGAAATGACGCCGCCATCACGTTCGCGGAACGTCTGGGCGGTTCTGAGCCCGCCTTCGCTGACATGATGACACAGCGTGCGCGTGAATTGGGCCTCGATTCGGCGACGTTTCGCAATGCGACGGGCTGGCCGAATGAGGAACACCGGATCAGCGCACTGGACCTGGCTAAGCTCACGGGCATTCAGATCGAGCGCTTCCCGGATTATTACGACATTTATGCGGAGCGCAGCTTCAGTTGGAACGGTATCTCGCAGGACAACCGCAACCCGCTTCTGGGCAACTTCACAGGGGCGGACGGGGTGAAGACTGGCTCGACATCGGTGGCGGGTTTTGGATTGGTCGCGTCTGCAGAGCGCAATGGTATCCGTCGCACAGTCGTGCTGAACGGCCTGACGTCTCAATCTGAGAGACGTCGCGTGGCAATGGAGTTGATGACGGCGGCGTTCGACCAGTTTTCCATTCTCCAACTGTATGAAAATGGGCTCTCCATGGGTGAGCTGCCGGTCTATCTTGGTAAATCCGAGACCGTCGGGCTTGTCATCCGTGATACGGTTACGGTTCCGGCTCATCGCTCAGAGCGTCGCCTGATCAAGGCTCGGATCGATTATGTCACGCCTACAGCCCCGGTCGACGCCGGCGCCAAGCTTGCCGAGCTGATCATATCCAAAGAGGGTGTCGAGCTGGGGCGCTATCCGCTTTATGCATCCGAATCCGTTGACAGAATCGGCTTTTTCGGGCGCGTGGCGACATCATTGGCGCAAAAGATCAGAGGCTAG
- a CDS encoding TatD family hydrolase yields MIIDSHVNLHGERFAEDLDDVILRAREAGVSHMLNICCNIKDFEAVIAIAEAHDHIWATVGTHPHDAKDNPDLTADTLIDMAAHPKVVGIGETGFDFHYGYSTRDDQIANFAAHIEAARETQLPLVIHTREADELMLDTLQKSGAGQDYPALLHCYTSGEALAEWAADAGLYFSVSGIVTFKNAHDVRARIQVMPDDHIMLETDCPYLAPVPHRGRRNEPAFLTHVADGLADVKGWTRAETEDRTNAAFFRLFKKITA; encoded by the coding sequence ATGATCATCGACAGTCACGTCAATCTCCATGGCGAACGCTTTGCCGAGGACTTGGATGACGTCATCCTGCGAGCCCGTGAAGCAGGTGTCAGCCACATGCTGAACATCTGCTGCAATATCAAGGATTTCGAGGCTGTAATTGCTATTGCCGAGGCTCATGATCACATCTGGGCCACAGTCGGCACGCATCCGCATGACGCGAAAGACAATCCAGATCTGACCGCAGATACGCTGATCGATATGGCTGCCCATCCCAAAGTCGTCGGGATCGGCGAGACGGGATTTGATTTTCACTATGGCTATTCCACCCGTGATGATCAGATTGCCAATTTCGCGGCCCATATTGAAGCAGCACGTGAGACGCAGCTTCCACTCGTCATTCACACGCGCGAGGCAGACGAACTGATGCTTGACACATTGCAGAAGAGCGGGGCCGGCCAGGATTATCCTGCGCTGCTGCATTGCTACACATCTGGGGAAGCACTTGCTGAATGGGCGGCTGACGCCGGATTATATTTTTCCGTATCCGGCATTGTGACGTTCAAGAACGCGCATGATGTTCGCGCGCGGATACAGGTCATGCCCGACGATCACATCATGCTGGAAACGGACTGCCCCTATCTCGCACCTGTTCCGCATCGGGGACGGCGGAACGAGCCCGCTTTTCTGACCCACGTGGCCGATGGTCTGGCCGATGTAAAAGGCTGGACGCGCGCAGAAACGGAAGACCGTACCAATGCCGCCTTCTTTCGGTTGTTCAAGAAGATCACGGCATGA